ATTGGCGATATCTGATGGCAAGCCACCTCACGTCCATACTCCACAATCTCCAGTATTACCACCAAAAATATCAACTCGAAATCTAGATAAAAAACCAAAGCGCAAAGCTGATTCTATGGGGATATTACCCCGTTCAATTTTAAGTACAATCACTCGATTGCAAGTTGAATTAGATCCAAACTCTGAACAAGATGTAGTTCAAAATTTCCGTCTAAATCAAAGAAGGACAATAATATCTATCAGATTTATTTTACTATTAATTATAGTACCACTTTTGACTCATCAACTAGCAAAATCTCTCGTAGTCGGGCCAATTCTTGAGCATTTTAAAGGCTCTGAACAAATGCAAGTGTTCCTCAATGATGAGATGGAACAAGAAGCCTTAGAAGAACTACAAAAATATGAAGAGAAAATCAAGTTTACAAATCTCATTACCAATGCACCTCCATTAGCACCAGAGGAGATTGAAATCGAAATGCAAGAGAGAGCTGAAGAAATTGCTAAGGAATTTCGTGGCGAAAGTTACAATGCAATCAAAAACGTTTTTTCAGATATTTTCTCTGTAGGTGCTTTCATTTGGCTTTTAATCATCAGCAGGTCTTCTATCTCGGTGCTAAAAGATTTCTTTGATCATATTGTTTATGGTTTAAGTGATAGTGCCAAGGCATTTATTATCATTTTGTTTACTGATATCTTTGTGGGATTTCACTCTCCTCATGGTTGGGAAGTCATTCTAGAAGGTATATCTCGCCACTGGGGCTTACCAGCAAATCGAGATTTTATCTTCTTATTTATTGCTACATTTCCAGTGATTTTAGATACCATTTTCAAATACTGGATATTCCGATACTTAAATCGAATTTCGCCTTCAGCGGTCGCCACATATCACAATATGAATGAATAAAGTTAAGAACTGGGGAGTTAAGGGCTAAGAAGATGGAGAAGAATAACTATTGACTAATGTCCGATGCCCAATCCTCAGTTTCATATTTTCTAGATTAAAAATATACTACTCACTCTAATTTATATTTTGGAAGATAAATGTCTAATAATCTTAAATCTAGGGATGAGTTATTTACAGCAGATTTCAAGCTGATGAAGTATACAACATAGGTCTCATGGTTACTGAGCGTACTTGTACTGAGCGCAGCCGAAGTAGTCGAAGTAAAGTCAGGTAGAAAGCCTTTTTTCCTTCTGAATTCTGAATTCAGGAGTCAGAATTCTGCTGTATTAACTTAGAGAAGATTTACTCTTTTTCTTATCAAACCCTGTTGACATCACTTTGTTCGCTTGGGTATTGAGCAAGAAGCTCTTGTTCAGGGAGAGAGGGGGAAGGGCCATTTCCCCCCTGCCCCCTGCCCCCTGCCCCCTGCCCCCTTGTTGAGAGCATACTCGCTCGGTATATCAACCCATCGAGCGTACTCGTTTTTAATCATGGAATAACACTCACAAGATGTCTGTTCCAAGTTTTGATGATTAAGGATGCTAATCACTCCTCGCTTGTAGCTAATCATTCCTGCTCGGCTAAGCCTACCTGCTGCCTCCGTAACACCAGAGCGTCGACAGCCCAGCATCTTGGCAATATATTCTTGAGTTAGGGGGAATGTATCTGATTGCATACGATCAGCGATGAAGAGCAGCCAACGCGCAAGCCGTTGTTCTATAGTATGAAGGCTATTGCAAGTAAGTGTTTGTGTAACCTGGGTAAACAGCCCATGAGTGTAACGCAACAGTAAACCTTGAAGCTCTCCACCTCGGTTGAACTCGGCTTGAAGCAGCCCTGTCTTCATCATCACGGAGCTGCCAGCAATCTGCACAAATGCAGTTGTATTTGTAGTGTTGCTGCCCCAAATTACAGAAAGACCTACCATGCCATCATTGCTCACCATGCCAGCTTCGACTGTCGAGCCATCTTTTTGGGTACAGACTAAAGAAACTATTGCCTGATGGGGAAAATAGACGTGTGTTATTAGTTCATTAGCTTTGTAGAGAACTTGCTTAACTGAAAGTTCGACTAGCTCTAAGTGGGGAGCTAGGCGTTGATACTCAACCTCTGACAGAGCCATGAGTAACCGATTTTCTATTGGGCGATGAGAGTGGTTAGACACGAATGGCATGCTTGAAAAGATAAAACCTCGTCAGGGCAGGGTGTTGGGGGTAGGGTGTAGTGTTTAAGACAATTAAATTTTAGTTGCGTGGCGGAGTTTAACATCTTCTTAATTCCCCACACCCCACACCCTACACCCTACACCCCACACCCAAAAGCCAGTTATATCAAGGGTTTGTGCTTAACTTAGTGCCATTCTGGTTAGACACTAAAGACACTATATTGAGAACCCTAAGCGCAATTGTGCTTTGAAAAGCAATTGATGGCAGCTTGAGAGTAGTTAGGAACTAGTCCCAATATGTTCAAAAGTCAATTCTTTATTTTAGTTGCAAGCTTAACAACTTAACTTAACAACTTAAACAATATCGCGTGATATCACATCAGATATTAAAGCTAATAGTTGCAATTCTAGCGCTCACCTCGGAGCGCAAAAATCTTTCAAAAGTTTGAATATCTTGTAAAGAGGCATTGTAACAATTAACACAATTCGACCCCTAATGCGATCGCGTAATGTCAACAAAATTAATCTATTCTCAATAAGTTCTAAATCAATTTCATTAATTTATGCTAATTGCTAAAAGCTTAACCGTAGGCGTAGCCCGTCGCAGACATCGCTTTGAATTTTGGAAACTAAACCAAGCGAGAAATACTGGTTTTTCGTTGGTTCTTGATATTGGTGATGGTCAAGAGTAATTTAAATGGGTTTCCCTGAGTTAACCCCCAACAATGCTTAATCTTCAATATAACTTAGTATTAGCGGCTATTGTACGCTCTCTTGGTAGATATACCAGGGAACAGGGGACAGGGAAAAGGTTTGAAAGTCTTTTTGTGTCTGGATTTTATGTTCAGTTGATGTCCTAAACTACCTGTCGATAGCTATATAAATTTGAAATTTTTGTGTGTTTATATGGAATGAAATATAACCAATTAACCTTATTTAGTAATCAGAAGTAATGACAACTCAGTTTTGGGGAAAAAGCATAGAAATTAATGCCGCTCTAACGAACTTATTATTTAAGCCTGTGCATAGATGTGTACTTCTATGTCGAAGTCAGCTACGCGTAACGTTTCCAAGAGTTGCAGCTTCTCGCCAGACATCACCTTTCATTCATCAAGGCTGGTGGCTTTTGAAGAAGCGTCTGCTGCCATTATTATGTCTGATATCGTTCGTTGCGGTATTGCTACTAAACAGCTTTGCCCCTGTCGTTGCCCAACTACCTCCTCAACCTCGTCAGGAAATTCGGGGAGTGTGGCTGAGTGGGAACGATTTTAGCGTTTTCAGAAATCGCTCAAAGGTGCAAGTAGCCATGAGCCAACTGCGGCAGCTAAACTTTAATACTGTTTATCCGGTAGTGTGGAACGATGGTTATACACATTATCCCAGTGCCGTCACGCAAAAAATGGGTATTCCCTTCTTCTTCAAGGGAACAGAGGGACAAGATGTGATTGCAGACATTATCCGCCAAGCCCGCAGCCAAGGACTACTAGCAATACCTTGGTTTGAATTTGGTTTTATGGTTCCCCTAACTTCGGAACTCGCATCCCAGCGTCCAAATTGGCTGACACAAAAGCCGGATGGGACTCAAACTTCAATTAGTGCTGCGGGTGAAGTAGCGTGGTTGAATCCGTTTCACCCCGAAGTACAAAAGTTTATCACCGAACTCGTGATGGAAGTGATTACTCAATACGATGCTGATGGCATTCAATTTGACGACCACATGAGTTTACCTGTGGAATTTGGTTACGATAAGTACACGATTAGTCTATATACTCAAGAAACTGGGAATCCTCCACCACCCAATCCCCAAGCCCAAGCATGGATAAAATGGCGGGCTGATAAAATCACTGCATTCATGGTAGACCTCTACCAAACCGTGAAAGCCCGAAAACCGAATGCCATCTTCTCAGTTTCTCCCAATTATTATGATTTCGCCTACAAAATGCACCTGCAAGACTGGCTCAATTGGGTACGGTTAGGTATTGTCGATGAGTTAGTCATGCAGGTATACCGTAATGATTTGGAAAGTTTTATCAGTCAAATTACCCGCCCAGAAATTTTAGAAACACAACAAATCATCCCAACTGGTATCGGTATTATGGCGGGGTTACGAAATCGCCCAGTTTCCATGCCACAAATCCAATCCCAGGTGCAAGCAGTGCAACAACGCGGTTTAGGCATCGGCTTTTTCTACTACGAAAGCCTTTGGGATATCGCACCTGAACCAGCAGAGCAACGACAATCAGCATTTGCGGCTCTTTTCCCAAACCCAGCGTTGCGCGACATCTCTCAAAATACACCCCGCAAGCCAACTTTTGATACTATATCTCTACCTTTGTATTCAAAACCTTCTCTCGGTCAACGTGTTCGCGGCTATTTTCTGGAAGTGGCGATCGCAGGTGGTCAGCCAAAGCGTATTTTATTAGATACAGGATCAGCAGGGCTGCGAGTTCCTAAAGAGTTTTTAGGTAATGCCCCTATCCGCAGAACAGGCCAAAACATCAAGGAGGTATTAAGTGACGGTACTATCCTAGAGGGAGAATTAGTTTATACTAATGTTCGGTTTGGTTTAATTCCCACCGCAGAACCTGTTCCGGTGCAGGTTGTTACTAGTCGCCAATGTACTGCCCAAAAGCCTAATTGTTCAGCAAAAAGTGGTGCGCCATTTTCTGGGATTGTCGGTGTCAACTATTTTGAAAAGTCACCTCTCTATAACCCGTTGAGAAAATTACCAGGAAATCTGAGTAACGGATTTATTGTGATTGGAAATGGTGGGAGTAATAACAATGGCAGTTTAATTATCGGTTTGACTGGCAATAATCAAGCAGGTTTCAAAATGGCCGCTTGGAGTCAACAAAGCGAAATTAATGGTGTACCTGGGAAAAGATGGGACTCTCGATTGAGCAAAGTTTGTTTAACTATTATTGGGAGTTCTGCTAAAAATTCTTGTAATGGCAAAATGATCACTGATACTGCAACTATTAATGGTTTGACTGAATTCAAGTCAGCTTCTACAGCAGGTAAACTTAAACCTGGAGTATTACGTTCAGCAAATGCTGTAAAAGTAGCAATTAATGGCATTTTTGATTACAGTCTGATTCCAGGAACCCGCGACGGATTTAATCGTTGGAATTTGAGTATCTCGCCACAGGCAGAACTTCCTATATTTATAAATACTGGAATCGCGTTTTTTGATAAGTACGATGTACTCTTTGACCCAGTTAATGGAAGACAGGGTTTTCGCACTCGGCAGTAAAAGGCAAGTAAAGACTTGCTCCTTCAGATAGCGTTCAACTATCTGTGAGTATGTCAAGGTAGATATTGGAGGGCATCTGCTATATTGGTCACATTAAAAGTGGTCAACAATAGCCGACTAGCGACTTCATAATTGATATCATATCCATCTAATCATATCAATTCAATTAATGATTGCAACACATCCTTGGGTGAAGACGCGATTCATCGCGTCTCTACTACTGACTTCTTTTTTTGCGCTTATATTCCTTGCGTATGTTGTATGCCAACAATAATCGTTATAAATATTTATATATGGAATAAATAATGCCAGATGTAGTAAACCTTTAATAACACCAGGACAATGACTCATGCAAAATGCAAATCACTCCTGGCAATTAAAGAACTACGCCATTGCAGTAGTCGCCAGCACTTTAGCACTGTTATTTTCTTTACTCATATCGCCATTACTTGAGAATATTACTTTCTCAATGTTTTTTGCAGCTGTAGTTGTGAGTTCCTGGTATGGCGATCGCACTTCCGGTTGGCTAGCAATTGTTCTCTGTAGCTTGGCTACTGCTTACTTTTTTTTACGACCAATCTATTCAGCGTCTGTAATCACACTAGATGGTATTATTCGTTTAGGATTATTTGCTCTAATATCGTTGCTCATCACTGAGTTGATTGCGTCTCAAAGACGAGCAGAGTTAAATTTGCGAGAAAGCGAAAGTCGTTATCGCGAAATGGTAGAGGCAGTGGAAAACTATGCCATTTATAGACTTGACTCAAAGGGACGAATTGTCACCTGGAATGCTGGGGCGGAACGCATCAAAGGTTACACAGTCAAAGAAATTTTAGGACAACATTTCTCCCGCTTCTACACTGCCAGCGATTTAGAGCGAAATCATCCCGCTCACTCACTAGAGATAGCCACATCCCAAGGAAACTTCGCCGAGGAAGGGTGGCGAGTTCGCAAAGACGGCTCCCAGTTTTGGGCGAGTTTACTGTTAACAGCTATCCGAGATAAACAGGGGAACCTACGTGGTTTTTCTAGTGTGGTACGTGATATTACAGTACGCAAACAGACAGAAGAAGAACTGAGGGTGCAGGCGCGTCAACAGGAAGCGATCGCACAATTAGGACAATTGGCAATTTCTGGCATCAACCTGACAACGCTGATGGATGAAACTGTTACCCTGGCGGCTCAAACTCTGGGTGTGGAATACTGCAAAGTGTTAGAGTTGCTGCCCAGACAAAATGTTTTGCTGCTACAAGCGGGGATAGGATGGCAATCCGAATTGGTGGGTCGTGCCACAGTCAGCACAGGTACTGATTCTCAAGCAGGTTATACCTTGCTTTTCAACCAGCCAGTGGTGCTGACAGACCTTCGTACAGAAACACGGTTCCGTGGTTCTCCCCTGATGTACAATCACGGAATTATCAGCGGCATCAGCGTGATTATCAATGGACATACCCCTCCTTGGGGTGTTTTGGCTGTCCACACCATGCGTCAACGAAATTTCACCCCAAATGACATTAATTTCTTGCAGGGTGTTGCCAATATCCTGGCAGCAGCAATTAGCCGGGGAGAGTCAGCCCAAGCAATACAAGAAAGTTATGGGTTGCTGCAAAGTGTCATTGAAGGCACAAATGATGCTGTATTTCTTAAAGACCGCCAGGGGCGCTACCAATTGATTAATACGGCTACGGCACGGATTTTGGGCAGTGCTAAAGATCAGATTGTTGGTAAAAATGATATTGAACTATTGCCAGGTGATATTGCAGCGGCAATCAGAGAAACTGATCGTCGCATTATGACTAAAGGCAGGGCAGAAGTTGTAGAAGAACTGGTGACGGAAGCGGGTAGTCTTCACACTTACCTGTCTACGAAAGACCCTTACCGGGATACACGCGGTAATATCATTGGGCTAATTGGCATAGCGCGAGATATCACAGAACGTAAACGAGCTGAAGCTGCATTGTTTCGCTCGTATCAACGTTTAGAAAGCTTACATACAATTGACCGCGCCATTTTAAGAGCCGATTCGCCAGAACATATTGCCCAAGCGGCCTTAGAGCGTATGACTAGTGTAATTATCTGTCAACACGCCGCTGTTGTCTTGTTTAACTTCGATACAAGTCAAGCACAAATATTGGCAGGGCAGATTGCTTTTAATTTTACTGGCTCAGTTGTACCGATTACTGAGATAGCACCACTGGAGATTGTGAGGAATAAAGAACCAGTATTATATATCGAAGATATTACCACCTTAAACAGCCGTACACCAGCTTTGGAGTATGAGTTTTCAGAAGGCTCTCGGAGTTTTTTGGCGGTAGCGTTATTGGTTGAGGAACATTTAATTGGAGACTTGATTTTATTTGCCAATGCTCCTGCTGCTTTTAGCCCAGAAGACCAAGCGATCGCCGCTGAAATCGGCAATCAGTTAGCGATCGCCATCCAGCAATCCCGGTTGCGGGAACAGTTACAAAACTACGCCAATGAACTAGAGCAACGAGTAGAACAGCGTACAGCCGCCCTTGTGGAAGCCAACAACGAACTCGAAGCCTTCGGCTATTCAGTCTCTCATGACTTACGCGCTCCTCTGCGCTCAATGCAAGGCTTAGCTCTAGCACTGCAAGAAGACTATAGCGAGCATTTAGATAGCGATGGGCAAGAATACATCAAGCGGATTGTTGCCTCTGCCGAACGCATGGATGGGCTGATTCAAGACCTACTCAATTACTCGCGCCTGAGCCGGTCTGATATTTCGCTGCGTGTACTTAACCTTACAGATATTGTCACAATCGTTCAAAATCAACTAGAGACAGAGCTGCGATCGCAACACGCCGAGATAACTGTAGAACAACCGCTGCCAGAAGTTATTGGTCATCGTACAACTTTGATCCAAGTCTTGACTAATTTACTCAGTAATGCAATAAAATTTCATCCTCCTGACAGGCAACCCCAAGTGCGTGTATGGGCAGAGATAGTTGGGGGAGAAGAGGGGGAGCAGGGGAGCAGCACTTCTCTACGAGAGGCTGCGCCAACGGCTCCTTTCGGCTTCTCTACGAGACCGGAGGCGAACGCTCAAGGCAAGCCGCTCAGTGACCGAGGAGCAGGGGGGCAGGGAGCAAGAGGAGAAATTAATCTTTCATCCCCTGTTCATCAACGAGTTCGCCTCTGGATCGAAGATAACGGCATTGGCATCGCACCAGAGCATCAACAGCGAATTTTCAACGTATTTGAAAGATTGCATGGTGAAGAGAGCTACCCGGGTTCTGGCATTGGCTTGGCAATTGTTCGCAAGGGAGTCGAGCGCATGGGGGGACAGGTCGGTGTAGAGTCAGTATTAGGGCAAGGCAGCCGCTTTTGGATTGAATTACGAAAAGCACTATGGAAAGATGAACACAGACCAACAGACTATTTTGCTGGCAGAGGACGACTCTAATCAAGTCCTGCTAATTCGTCGCGCCCTACGAAAAGCTAATCTGACACAATCGCTCCATGTTGTCAGCGACGGCGAAACTGCCATATCTTACCTCTGTGGTGAAGGAGATTATGCCAACCGGGAATCTTACCCTCTGCCAACATTGATTTTGTTAGACCTGAAAATGCCCCGGAAATCTGGGTTTGAAGTGTTGGCATGGCTGAAGCAGCAACCGGAACTCAGACGCCTACCAGTCGTTGTGCTGACAAGTTCTCAAGAAACAGCCGACATTCACAAAGCCTATGACTTGGGTGTCAACTCCTACTTAGTCAAACCTGTCTCATTCACTGATTTGACAGCAATGATAAAGTTGCTTGATGCCTACTGGATTAATTTGAACCAGCGGCCGATGGTTTACACTGACTAATGGTTTACTCTAGAGTACGCATCCTTTACCACACCCTGCGGGTATAGCTTTCAAGTATCTATTTTTGCTCATGCATATTCTGATCATTGACGACGATACAAATGACCGCTTCATGATTATTCGAGAGATGCGCCGCGAGTTTCCTGGTGTAGTGGTTGTGGAGGTGGGTGAACCAGAAGAGTTTGAGCAAGCAGTAGCAGGTGACTTTGACTTAACGATTACCGATTATCAACTCCGTTGGACTACTGGTATCGATATATTACGTATTTTGAAGGAACGTTACCCTGAACGCCCTGTGATTATGTTTACGAATACAGGCACTCAGGAGGTTGCTGTTGAGGCAATGAAAAATGGACTCGATGATTATATCCTCAAGTCACCTAAGCATCTGCTTCGGCTATCAGCAACTGTCAGGTCTGTCTTAGAACGCAACGAAACTCGACGTAGAGCCAGCTTTTTAGAGAACCGTCTCCAATCTCTACTCAATCAACTCAACGTCGGCGTGTTTCGGGCAATTCCCGACAAACGAGAGCTAGAAGTCAACAGCGCATTTCTCAG
This region of Nostoc sp. UHCC 0302 genomic DNA includes:
- a CDS encoding PAS domain S-box protein, which produces MQNANHSWQLKNYAIAVVASTLALLFSLLISPLLENITFSMFFAAVVVSSWYGDRTSGWLAIVLCSLATAYFFLRPIYSASVITLDGIIRLGLFALISLLITELIASQRRAELNLRESESRYREMVEAVENYAIYRLDSKGRIVTWNAGAERIKGYTVKEILGQHFSRFYTASDLERNHPAHSLEIATSQGNFAEEGWRVRKDGSQFWASLLLTAIRDKQGNLRGFSSVVRDITVRKQTEEELRVQARQQEAIAQLGQLAISGINLTTLMDETVTLAAQTLGVEYCKVLELLPRQNVLLLQAGIGWQSELVGRATVSTGTDSQAGYTLLFNQPVVLTDLRTETRFRGSPLMYNHGIISGISVIINGHTPPWGVLAVHTMRQRNFTPNDINFLQGVANILAAAISRGESAQAIQESYGLLQSVIEGTNDAVFLKDRQGRYQLINTATARILGSAKDQIVGKNDIELLPGDIAAAIRETDRRIMTKGRAEVVEELVTEAGSLHTYLSTKDPYRDTRGNIIGLIGIARDITERKRAEAALFRSYQRLESLHTIDRAILRADSPEHIAQAALERMTSVIICQHAAVVLFNFDTSQAQILAGQIAFNFTGSVVPITEIAPLEIVRNKEPVLYIEDITTLNSRTPALEYEFSEGSRSFLAVALLVEEHLIGDLILFANAPAAFSPEDQAIAAEIGNQLAIAIQQSRLREQLQNYANELEQRVEQRTAALVEANNELEAFGYSVSHDLRAPLRSMQGLALALQEDYSEHLDSDGQEYIKRIVASAERMDGLIQDLLNYSRLSRSDISLRVLNLTDIVTIVQNQLETELRSQHAEITVEQPLPEVIGHRTTLIQVLTNLLSNAIKFHPPDRQPQVRVWAEIVGGEEGEQGSSTSLREAAPTAPFGFSTRPEANAQGKPLSDRGAGGQGARGEINLSSPVHQRVRLWIEDNGIGIAPEHQQRIFNVFERLHGEESYPGSGIGLAIVRKGVERMGGQVGVESVLGQGSRFWIELRKALWKDEHRPTDYFAGRGRL
- a CDS encoding family 10 glycosylhydrolase, whose translation is MTTQFWGKSIEINAALTNLLFKPVHRCVLLCRSQLRVTFPRVAASRQTSPFIHQGWWLLKKRLLPLLCLISFVAVLLLNSFAPVVAQLPPQPRQEIRGVWLSGNDFSVFRNRSKVQVAMSQLRQLNFNTVYPVVWNDGYTHYPSAVTQKMGIPFFFKGTEGQDVIADIIRQARSQGLLAIPWFEFGFMVPLTSELASQRPNWLTQKPDGTQTSISAAGEVAWLNPFHPEVQKFITELVMEVITQYDADGIQFDDHMSLPVEFGYDKYTISLYTQETGNPPPPNPQAQAWIKWRADKITAFMVDLYQTVKARKPNAIFSVSPNYYDFAYKMHLQDWLNWVRLGIVDELVMQVYRNDLESFISQITRPEILETQQIIPTGIGIMAGLRNRPVSMPQIQSQVQAVQQRGLGIGFFYYESLWDIAPEPAEQRQSAFAALFPNPALRDISQNTPRKPTFDTISLPLYSKPSLGQRVRGYFLEVAIAGGQPKRILLDTGSAGLRVPKEFLGNAPIRRTGQNIKEVLSDGTILEGELVYTNVRFGLIPTAEPVPVQVVTSRQCTAQKPNCSAKSGAPFSGIVGVNYFEKSPLYNPLRKLPGNLSNGFIVIGNGGSNNNGSLIIGLTGNNQAGFKMAAWSQQSEINGVPGKRWDSRLSKVCLTIIGSSAKNSCNGKMITDTATINGLTEFKSASTAGKLKPGVLRSANAVKVAINGIFDYSLIPGTRDGFNRWNLSISPQAELPIFINTGIAFFDKYDVLFDPVNGRQGFRTRQ
- a CDS encoding proton extrusion protein PcxA, with the protein product MPAMKNSVFSQKIYHLLLAAYRWYLQTPERSLDEAYQAALKIKEIEDKHFNGKKIDVDSSQYSSSVMDYFDSDLKKLLKMARMRLTEFRASRWFLNEENQKAAQKAGIEYPSPSLVLEKLNFIDQVISKYTTFDEPTTSSDLVTSPKNLPDELAISDGKPPHVHTPQSPVLPPKISTRNLDKKPKRKADSMGILPRSILSTITRLQVELDPNSEQDVVQNFRLNQRRTIISIRFILLLIIVPLLTHQLAKSLVVGPILEHFKGSEQMQVFLNDEMEQEALEELQKYEEKIKFTNLITNAPPLAPEEIEIEMQERAEEIAKEFRGESYNAIKNVFSDIFSVGAFIWLLIISRSSISVLKDFFDHIVYGLSDSAKAFIIILFTDIFVGFHSPHGWEVILEGISRHWGLPANRDFIFLFIATFPVILDTIFKYWIFRYLNRISPSAVATYHNMNE
- a CDS encoding Crp/Fnr family transcriptional regulator translates to MALSEVEYQRLAPHLELVELSVKQVLYKANELITHVYFPHQAIVSLVCTQKDGSTVEAGMVSNDGMVGLSVIWGSNTTNTTAFVQIAGSSVMMKTGLLQAEFNRGGELQGLLLRYTHGLFTQVTQTLTCNSLHTIEQRLARWLLFIADRMQSDTFPLTQEYIAKMLGCRRSGVTEAAGRLSRAGMISYKRGVISILNHQNLEQTSCECYSMIKNEYARWVDIPSEYALNKGAGGRGQGAGGKWPFPLSP
- a CDS encoding response regulator, which gives rise to MNTDQQTILLAEDDSNQVLLIRRALRKANLTQSLHVVSDGETAISYLCGEGDYANRESYPLPTLILLDLKMPRKSGFEVLAWLKQQPELRRLPVVVLTSSQETADIHKAYDLGVNSYLVKPVSFTDLTAMIKLLDAYWINLNQRPMVYTD